One part of the Aurantibacillus circumpalustris genome encodes these proteins:
- a CDS encoding response regulator, with translation MNKPERVKLFLVDDDKVFLKSLEIDFLENADFVVETFPTGELCVENLSKKPDLIILDYHLNGIEKSAMNGISTLDKIKAVNADIPVIMLSSQDKIDVAVDCMHHQAFDYVVKSETAFMRLKTIISNAFRLKKVEKELKWYMNKM, from the coding sequence ATGAATAAACCGGAAAGAGTAAAATTGTTTTTAGTAGATGATGATAAAGTGTTTTTGAAATCATTGGAAATTGACTTCCTGGAAAACGCTGATTTTGTTGTTGAAACATTTCCAACTGGAGAACTGTGTGTTGAAAATTTATCAAAAAAACCTGATCTTATTATTTTAGATTATCATTTGAATGGAATAGAAAAATCTGCCATGAATGGAATATCTACACTTGATAAAATAAAAGCAGTTAATGCGGATATTCCAGTAATCATGCTTTCTTCGCAAGATAAAATTGATGTTGCTGTAGATTGCATGCATCACCAGGCTTTTGACTACGTCGTGAAAAGTGAAACCGCTTTCATGCGCCTTAAAACCATTATTAGTAATGCTTTCCGTTTAAAAAAGGTTGAGAAAGAGCTAAAGTGGTATATGAATAAAATGTAA